From Cygnus atratus isolate AKBS03 ecotype Queensland, Australia chromosome 1, CAtr_DNAZoo_HiC_assembly, whole genome shotgun sequence, the proteins below share one genomic window:
- the SLC35B4 gene encoding UDP-xylose and UDP-N-acetylglucosamine transporter isoform X2: MRPFGLSFKAIGVLGLGVKGTGRQFPGCGNIVTFSQFLFIAVEGFIFEANFGRKRPAIPMRYYLIMVAMFFTVSVVNNYALNLNIAMPLHMIFRSGSLIASMALGIIILKKRYSVSKYTSIALVSVGIFTCTFMSAKQVASDSSLNEEDGLHVFLWWLLGIAALTFALLMSARMGIFQETLYKRFGKHSKEALFYNHALPLPGFLLLAPNIYHHAVLFSQSEPFQIPVIGLTLPIMWFYLLMNVITQYVCIRGVFILTTECTSLTVTLVVTLRKFVSLIFSILYFRNPFTAWHWLGTAFVFVGTLMYTEVWNSLGPLLARWRRRPKEE; this comes from the exons ATGCGGCCTTTTGGCCTTTCTTTTAAGGCTATCGGTGTGTTAGGATTGGGAGTCAAAGGCACGGGCAG GCAGTTTCCAGGATGTGGGAACATCGTGACCTTCTCCCAGTTCTTATTTATCGCCGTGGAAGGCTTTATCTTCGAAGCCAACTTCGGGAGGAAGCGGCCGGCCATACCGATGAG GTATTATCTCATCATGGTGGCCATGTTCTTCACTGTCAGCGTGGTGAATAACTATGCCCTGAACTTAAATATCGCCATGCCGCTGCACATGATCTTCAGATCG GGCTCTCTCATAGCAAGCATGGCTCTCGGTatcatcattttgaaaaaaag ATACAGCGTGTCTAAATACACGTCCATAGCCCTGGTTTCCGTGGGGATCTTCACCTGCACTTTCATGTCTGCAAAGCAAGTG GCATCTGACTCCAGCTTAAACGAAGAGGACGGACTCCACGTTTTCTTGTGGTGGCTGCTAG GTATCGCTGCGCTCACCTTCGCCCTCCTCATGTCTGCCAGGATGGGGATTTTCCAGGAGACGCTGTACAAGCGGTTCGGGAAGCACTCCAAAGAGGCCCTTTTTTACAAC catgCGTTACCACTCCCTGGCTTTCTCCTCCTCGCCCCAAACATCTACCACCACGCCGTTCTCTTCAGCCAGTCCG AGCCGTTCCAGATCCCAGTGATTGGGCTGACCCTGCCGATCATGTGGTTCTACCTCCTCATGAACGTCATCACTCA aTACGTCTGCATCCGGGGCGTCTTCATCCTCACCACGGAGTGCACCTCCCTCACCGTCACGCTGGTGGTGACGCTGCGCAAGTTCGTCAGCCTCATCTTCTCCATCCTCTACTTCCGCAACCCCTTCACGGCCTGGCACTGGCTGGGCACCGCCTTCGTCTTCGTGGGGACTCTCATGTACACGGAGGTGTGGAACAGCCTCGGGCCCCTCCTGGCCCGCTGGAGGAGGAGGCCGAAGGAGGAGTAA
- the SLC35B4 gene encoding UDP-xylose and UDP-N-acetylglucosamine transporter isoform X1 — protein sequence MHPAAAVCLVFGGCCSNVVFLELLVRQFPGCGNIVTFSQFLFIAVEGFIFEANFGRKRPAIPMRYYLIMVAMFFTVSVVNNYALNLNIAMPLHMIFRSGSLIASMALGIIILKKRYSVSKYTSIALVSVGIFTCTFMSAKQVASDSSLNEEDGLHVFLWWLLGIAALTFALLMSARMGIFQETLYKRFGKHSKEALFYNHALPLPGFLLLAPNIYHHAVLFSQSEPFQIPVIGLTLPIMWFYLLMNVITQYVCIRGVFILTTECTSLTVTLVVTLRKFVSLIFSILYFRNPFTAWHWLGTAFVFVGTLMYTEVWNSLGPLLARWRRRPKEE from the exons GCAGTTTCCAGGATGTGGGAACATCGTGACCTTCTCCCAGTTCTTATTTATCGCCGTGGAAGGCTTTATCTTCGAAGCCAACTTCGGGAGGAAGCGGCCGGCCATACCGATGAG GTATTATCTCATCATGGTGGCCATGTTCTTCACTGTCAGCGTGGTGAATAACTATGCCCTGAACTTAAATATCGCCATGCCGCTGCACATGATCTTCAGATCG GGCTCTCTCATAGCAAGCATGGCTCTCGGTatcatcattttgaaaaaaag ATACAGCGTGTCTAAATACACGTCCATAGCCCTGGTTTCCGTGGGGATCTTCACCTGCACTTTCATGTCTGCAAAGCAAGTG GCATCTGACTCCAGCTTAAACGAAGAGGACGGACTCCACGTTTTCTTGTGGTGGCTGCTAG GTATCGCTGCGCTCACCTTCGCCCTCCTCATGTCTGCCAGGATGGGGATTTTCCAGGAGACGCTGTACAAGCGGTTCGGGAAGCACTCCAAAGAGGCCCTTTTTTACAAC catgCGTTACCACTCCCTGGCTTTCTCCTCCTCGCCCCAAACATCTACCACCACGCCGTTCTCTTCAGCCAGTCCG AGCCGTTCCAGATCCCAGTGATTGGGCTGACCCTGCCGATCATGTGGTTCTACCTCCTCATGAACGTCATCACTCA aTACGTCTGCATCCGGGGCGTCTTCATCCTCACCACGGAGTGCACCTCCCTCACCGTCACGCTGGTGGTGACGCTGCGCAAGTTCGTCAGCCTCATCTTCTCCATCCTCTACTTCCGCAACCCCTTCACGGCCTGGCACTGGCTGGGCACCGCCTTCGTCTTCGTGGGGACTCTCATGTACACGGAGGTGTGGAACAGCCTCGGGCCCCTCCTGGCCCGCTGGAGGAGGAGGCCGAAGGAGGAGTAA
- the SLC35B4 gene encoding UDP-xylose and UDP-N-acetylglucosamine transporter isoform X3 → MHPAAAVCLVFGGCCSNVVFLELLVRQFPGCGNIVTFSQFLFIAVEGFIFEANFGRKRPAIPMRYYLIMVAMFFTVSVVNNYALNLNIAMPLHMIFRSGSLIASMALGIIILKKRYSVSKYTSIALVSVGIFTCTFMSAKQVASDSSLNEEDGLHVFLWWLLGIAALTFALLMSARMGIFQETLYKRFGKHSKEALFYNHALPLPGFLLLAPNIYHHAVLFSQSEPFQIPVIGLTLPIMWFYLLMNVITQYPSSVHLETSWQDGRGEMGMTEICHHLPMDRLAGKIPQWFCWSVEG, encoded by the exons GCAGTTTCCAGGATGTGGGAACATCGTGACCTTCTCCCAGTTCTTATTTATCGCCGTGGAAGGCTTTATCTTCGAAGCCAACTTCGGGAGGAAGCGGCCGGCCATACCGATGAG GTATTATCTCATCATGGTGGCCATGTTCTTCACTGTCAGCGTGGTGAATAACTATGCCCTGAACTTAAATATCGCCATGCCGCTGCACATGATCTTCAGATCG GGCTCTCTCATAGCAAGCATGGCTCTCGGTatcatcattttgaaaaaaag ATACAGCGTGTCTAAATACACGTCCATAGCCCTGGTTTCCGTGGGGATCTTCACCTGCACTTTCATGTCTGCAAAGCAAGTG GCATCTGACTCCAGCTTAAACGAAGAGGACGGACTCCACGTTTTCTTGTGGTGGCTGCTAG GTATCGCTGCGCTCACCTTCGCCCTCCTCATGTCTGCCAGGATGGGGATTTTCCAGGAGACGCTGTACAAGCGGTTCGGGAAGCACTCCAAAGAGGCCCTTTTTTACAAC catgCGTTACCACTCCCTGGCTTTCTCCTCCTCGCCCCAAACATCTACCACCACGCCGTTCTCTTCAGCCAGTCCG AGCCGTTCCAGATCCCAGTGATTGGGCTGACCCTGCCGATCATGTGGTTCTACCTCCTCATGAACGTCATCACTCAGTATCCTTCCAGTGTGCACCTTGAGACAAGCTGGCAGGATGGGAGAGGAGAAATGGG AATGACTGAAAtctgccaccacctccccatGGACAGGCTGGCTGGTAAAATACCGCAGTGGTTCTGCTGGTCAGTAGAAGGATAA
- the SLC35B4 gene encoding UDP-xylose and UDP-N-acetylglucosamine transporter isoform X4 yields the protein MHPAAAVCLVFGGCCSNVVFLELLVRYYLIMVAMFFTVSVVNNYALNLNIAMPLHMIFRSGSLIASMALGIIILKKRYSVSKYTSIALVSVGIFTCTFMSAKQVASDSSLNEEDGLHVFLWWLLGIAALTFALLMSARMGIFQETLYKRFGKHSKEALFYNHALPLPGFLLLAPNIYHHAVLFSQSEPFQIPVIGLTLPIMWFYLLMNVITQYVCIRGVFILTTECTSLTVTLVVTLRKFVSLIFSILYFRNPFTAWHWLGTAFVFVGTLMYTEVWNSLGPLLARWRRRPKEE from the exons GTATTATCTCATCATGGTGGCCATGTTCTTCACTGTCAGCGTGGTGAATAACTATGCCCTGAACTTAAATATCGCCATGCCGCTGCACATGATCTTCAGATCG GGCTCTCTCATAGCAAGCATGGCTCTCGGTatcatcattttgaaaaaaag ATACAGCGTGTCTAAATACACGTCCATAGCCCTGGTTTCCGTGGGGATCTTCACCTGCACTTTCATGTCTGCAAAGCAAGTG GCATCTGACTCCAGCTTAAACGAAGAGGACGGACTCCACGTTTTCTTGTGGTGGCTGCTAG GTATCGCTGCGCTCACCTTCGCCCTCCTCATGTCTGCCAGGATGGGGATTTTCCAGGAGACGCTGTACAAGCGGTTCGGGAAGCACTCCAAAGAGGCCCTTTTTTACAAC catgCGTTACCACTCCCTGGCTTTCTCCTCCTCGCCCCAAACATCTACCACCACGCCGTTCTCTTCAGCCAGTCCG AGCCGTTCCAGATCCCAGTGATTGGGCTGACCCTGCCGATCATGTGGTTCTACCTCCTCATGAACGTCATCACTCA aTACGTCTGCATCCGGGGCGTCTTCATCCTCACCACGGAGTGCACCTCCCTCACCGTCACGCTGGTGGTGACGCTGCGCAAGTTCGTCAGCCTCATCTTCTCCATCCTCTACTTCCGCAACCCCTTCACGGCCTGGCACTGGCTGGGCACCGCCTTCGTCTTCGTGGGGACTCTCATGTACACGGAGGTGTGGAACAGCCTCGGGCCCCTCCTGGCCCGCTGGAGGAGGAGGCCGAAGGAGGAGTAA